From the genome of Eucalyptus grandis isolate ANBG69807.140 chromosome 2, ASM1654582v1, whole genome shotgun sequence, one region includes:
- the LOC104428281 gene encoding probable pectinesterase 66: MDKKMQLLITAPLAATLFCIFLTTSRAADCTAGNEGDAITVDLNGRGHFTSVQKAIDSVPSGNSKWITIRVNPGTYKYRLPPSLELVTIPLEKPCIFLQGKGRHLTTIAFDSHQQTDTSATFTSNPDNIVVQGITFKNSFNRYWKQTDPPIVQALAARVYGDKCVFLQCGFLGVQDTVWDVQGRHLYDSCYIEGAVDFIFGGGQSFFQDCNMNVTVSLPPYNLRDGIVTAQGREEPHERSGFFFERGAVFGVGKFLLGRAYRRYSTVVFHKTKLAAGVAPEGWDAWTYKGHEDSIAYAEVDCEGRGSDTSKRVPWERHLTPEQMRYFSRRNFIDQEGWLSKTPVAKMLKP; this comes from the exons ATGGATAAGAAAATGCAGCTTCTCATCACGGCTCCGCTTGCCGCCACGCTCTTCTGTATCTTTCTCACCACCTCCAGAGCGGCGGACTGCACAGCCGGAAACGAGGGCGACGCAATCACCGTCGACCTGAACGGCCGCGGGCATTTCACCTCAGTCCAGAAGGCTATCGACTCCGTTCCCTCGGGCAACAGCAAGTGGATTACCATCCGAGTAAATCCTGGGACATATAAGTATCGTCTTCCTCCGTCCTT GGAGCTGGTGACCATCCCGCTGGAAAAGCCGTGCATTTTCCTTCAAGGAAAGGGCCGTCATTTGACGACAATAGCGTTCGATTCTCATCAACAAACAGATACGAGTGCTACTTTCACTTCCAACCCGGACAACATCGTCGTCCAAGGCATTACTTTTAAG AATTCGTTCAACCGGTACTGGAAACAGACCGACCCGCCCATAGTTCAAGCGTTGGCGGCGAGGGTATACGGAGATAAGTGCGTGTTCTTGCAATGCGGATTCTTGGGGGTGCAAGATACGGTGTGGGACGTGCAGGGCCGGCATTTGTACGACTCGTGCTACATCGAGGGTGCGGTCGACTTCATCTTTGGCGGTGGGCAATCCTTTTTCCAG GACTGCAACATGAACGTTACGGTTAGTTTGCCGCCCTACAATCTTCGGGACGGTATCGTCACAGCTCAGGGTCGAGAAGAGCCGCACGAGCGGAGTGGTTTCTTTTTCGAACGGGGTGCCGTCTTCGGGGTTGGTAAATTCCTCCTGGGGAGGGCGTACCGTCGTTACTCCACGGTCGTGTTCCACAAGACGAAACTGGCGGCTGGCGTGGCTCCTGAAGGTTGGGATGCCTGGACTTATAAGGGACACGA GGACTCCATCGCGTACGCCGAGGTGGATTGCGAAGGAAGAGGCTCGGACACTTCGAAGAGAGTCCCGTGGGAGAGGCATCTCACCCCGGAGCAGATGCGATACTTCTCGAGAAGAAACTTCATTGATCAGGAAGGATGGCTCAGCAAGACTCCAGTAGCGAAAATGCTTAAGCCCTAA
- the LOC104428278 gene encoding probable pectinesterase 66: MDKKMRLLLTAPLPATLFCILLTTSRAADCTAGNEGDAITVDLFGRGHFTSVQKAIDSIPSGNSKWITIRVNPGTYKYRLPPCLELVTIPLEKPCIFLQGKGRHLTTIVFDSHQQTDTSATFTSNPDNIVVQGITFENSFNRYWKQTDEPPIVQALAARVYGDKCVFLQCGFLGVQDTVWDVQGRHLYDSCYIEGADCNMNVTVGLPPYNLPDGFVTAQGRESPDDRSGFFFERGAVFGVGKFLLGRAYRRYSTVVFHKTKLAAGVAPEGWDAWTYKGHEDFITYAEVDCEGRGSDTSKRVPWERHLTPEQMRYFSRKNFIDQEGWLGKTPVAKML, translated from the exons ATGGATAAGAAAATGCGGCTTCTCCTCACGGCTCCGCTCCCCGCCACGCTTTTCTGTATCTTGCTCACCACCTCCAGAGCGGCGGACTGCACAGCCGGAAACGAGGGCGACGCAATCACCGTCGACCTGTTCGGCCGCGGGCATTTCACCTCAGTCCAGAAGGCTATCGACTCCATTCCCTCGGGCAACAGCAAGTGGATTACCATCCGAGTAAATCCCGGGACATATAAGTATCGTCTTCCTCCGTGCTT GGAGCTGGTAACCATCCCGCTGGAAAAGCCGTGCATTTTCCTTCAAGGAAAGGGCCGTCATTTGACGACAATAGTGTTCGATTCTCATCAACAAACAGACACGAGTGCTACTTTCACTTCCAACCCGGACAACATCGTCGTCCAAGGCATTACTTTTGAG AATTCGTTCAACCGGTACTGGAAACAGACCGATGAGCCGCCCATAGTTCAAGCGTTGGCGGCAAGGGTATACGGAGATAAGTGCGTGTTCTTGCAATGCGGATTCTTGGGGGTGCAAGATACGGTGTGGGACGTGCAGGGCCGGCATTTGTACGACTCGTGCTACATCGAGGGTGCG GACTGCAACATGAACGTTACGGTTGGTTTGCCGCCCTACAATCTTCCAGATGGTTTCGTCACAGCTCAGGGTCGAGAATCGCCGGACGACCGGAGTGGGTTCTTTTTCGAACGGGGTGCCGTCTTCGGGGTTGGTAAGTTCCTCCTGGGGAGGGCGTACCGTCGTTACTCCACGGTCGTGTTCCACAAGACGAAGCTGGCGGCTGGCGTGGCTCCTGAAGGTTGGGATGCTTGGACTTATAAGGGACACGA GGACTTCATCACGTACGCCGAGGTGGATTGCGAAGGAAGAGGCTCGGACACTTCGAAGAGAGTCCCGTGGGAGAGGCATCTCACCCCGGAGCAGATGCGATACTTCTCAAGAAAAAACTTCATTGATCAGGAAGGATGGCTCGGCAAGACTCCAGTAGCGAAAATGCTTTAA